One segment of Pyrococcus sp. ST04 DNA contains the following:
- a CDS encoding radical SAM protein — protein MKRLERAIIGPSSHVSALCHSIVRGEPFSTCSVGCIYCYARWYRGPHGEAKPIWDVIKVVKALGSIKRENLLIPPIRFSTLSDPFQGKAKVTLKALKVAFKEKIPVIINTKLIPGQKHIDVIEKLADEGLLIFQISISAVRNAKVLEPFAPSPEERVELIRKLSEMGIPTIVRLQPFIPGAIPSIHEFLESLAWAGAKMVILEFLRIERQLLNVFKRIFPEEKAYSLKWESYLPGTPSEKAPILQLPLEYKYEIAREISNTAKKLGMAFSTCKEGMFDLHHPLTLDCCGMGFLEVEYSRRPTLWDLYVEILEKGSARKDDLWERCKREHLLCKENLNPYPRWFRRGFIAHEKRLESILKKPHIIERIAPALKYDKERGEYIKR, from the coding sequence ATGAAAAGGCTTGAGAGAGCAATTATAGGCCCCAGTAGTCACGTGAGTGCACTTTGCCATAGCATAGTTAGGGGGGAGCCCTTTTCAACTTGCTCAGTTGGTTGTATATATTGCTATGCAAGGTGGTATAGAGGTCCTCACGGAGAGGCCAAGCCAATATGGGATGTCATAAAGGTAGTTAAGGCACTTGGTTCCATAAAAAGGGAGAATCTGCTTATACCACCAATAAGGTTCTCCACACTCAGTGATCCATTTCAAGGCAAGGCAAAAGTCACGCTTAAAGCACTTAAGGTAGCCTTCAAGGAAAAGATTCCCGTTATTATTAACACAAAACTTATTCCTGGACAAAAACATATTGATGTCATTGAAAAACTTGCAGATGAGGGCTTGTTAATTTTTCAAATTTCAATTTCAGCAGTAAGAAACGCAAAGGTTTTAGAACCATTTGCACCTTCACCAGAGGAGAGAGTTGAGCTAATAAGGAAGTTATCAGAAATGGGAATCCCAACAATTGTGAGACTTCAACCATTTATTCCGGGAGCAATTCCAAGCATACATGAATTTTTAGAAAGTCTAGCATGGGCAGGGGCCAAAATGGTTATTCTCGAGTTCCTCAGAATAGAACGACAGCTTCTGAACGTATTCAAGAGGATATTTCCAGAGGAAAAGGCATACTCCTTAAAATGGGAGTCATATCTTCCAGGAACTCCAAGTGAAAAAGCCCCAATATTGCAACTCCCTCTGGAGTACAAATATGAGATAGCAAGGGAAATATCAAATACTGCCAAGAAACTTGGAATGGCATTCTCAACATGCAAAGAAGGAATGTTCGATCTCCATCATCCACTAACACTTGATTGTTGTGGCATGGGCTTTTTGGAAGTGGAGTACTCCAGGAGACCAACCTTATGGGACTTATATGTAGAAATTCTTGAAAAAGGAAGTGCTAGAAAAGATGATTTGTGGGAGAGGTGCAAAAGGGAACATCTGCTCTGCAAAGAAAACTTAAATCCATATCCGAGATGGTTTAGAAGGGGTTTTATTGCCCACGAAAAAAGGCTCGAGAGCATTCTAAAAAAGCCCCATATTATAGAGAGAATTGCTCCTGCACTAAAATATGATAAAGAAAGGGGAGAGTACATCAAGCGATAA
- a CDS encoding dicarboxylate/amino acid:cation symporter, whose translation MGILKKYLEFPVLQKILIGLILGAVFGLIAGHYGYADAVKTYIKPFGDLFVRLLKMLVMPIVFASLVVGAASISPARLGRVGVKIVVYYLLTSAFAVTLGIIMARVFNPGAGIQLAVGGHEFQPKQAPPLVQTLLNIIPTNPFGALANGKVLPTIFFAIILGIALTYLMNSKDEKVKKSAETLLNAINGLAEAMYKIVAGVMQYAPIGVFALISYVMASQGVKVVGDLAKVTVAVYVGLALQILLVYFVLLKVFGIDPIKFISKAKDAMLTAFVTRSSSGTLPVTMRVAKEMGISEGIYSFTLPLGATINMDGTALYQGVCTFFIANALGMGLTVSQQLTIVLTAVLASIGTAGVPGAGAIMLAMVLESVGLPLTDPNVAAAYAMILGIDAILDMGRTMVNVTGDLTGTAIVAKTEGELKEGVIA comes from the coding sequence ATGGGCATCCTTAAAAAATATTTAGAGTTCCCAGTTCTGCAGAAGATTCTCATCGGTCTAATACTCGGTGCAGTGTTTGGACTAATTGCAGGCCACTATGGGTACGCAGACGCTGTAAAAACATACATCAAGCCCTTCGGTGACTTGTTCGTAAGACTACTGAAGATGCTTGTTATGCCAATAGTGTTTGCATCACTCGTTGTAGGTGCTGCAAGCATAAGCCCAGCAAGACTTGGAAGAGTTGGAGTTAAGATCGTTGTTTATTACCTCCTAACCTCAGCCTTTGCAGTAACGTTAGGAATAATAATGGCCAGAGTGTTTAACCCAGGTGCAGGGATTCAGCTAGCTGTTGGGGGTCATGAATTCCAGCCAAAGCAGGCCCCACCTCTTGTTCAGACCTTACTCAACATAATCCCAACAAATCCCTTTGGTGCTCTAGCGAACGGGAAGGTGTTGCCAACGATATTCTTTGCAATAATCCTAGGAATCGCCTTGACTTATCTCATGAATAGCAAGGATGAGAAAGTTAAGAAGAGCGCTGAAACACTTCTCAACGCAATTAACGGTCTTGCAGAGGCCATGTACAAGATAGTTGCAGGAGTTATGCAGTACGCCCCCATAGGTGTCTTTGCCTTGATATCCTACGTGATGGCAAGCCAAGGAGTCAAGGTCGTGGGAGATTTAGCCAAGGTAACGGTTGCAGTTTATGTTGGCCTAGCCCTTCAGATACTCCTCGTGTATTTCGTGTTGCTTAAGGTATTCGGCATAGATCCAATAAAGTTCATCAGTAAGGCCAAGGATGCAATGCTCACAGCTTTCGTCACTAGGAGCTCAAGTGGAACCCTGCCGGTAACCATGAGGGTAGCAAAGGAGATGGGGATTTCGGAAGGTATTTATTCCTTCACACTTCCACTTGGTGCAACGATAAACATGGATGGAACGGCTCTTTATCAAGGTGTTTGTACGTTCTTCATAGCGAATGCCCTTGGTATGGGCTTAACGGTTAGTCAGCAGCTAACGATAGTTCTAACAGCAGTGCTCGCATCCATTGGAACTGCTGGAGTTCCTGGAGCCGGTGCGATAATGTTGGCCATGGTTCTTGAAAGTGTTGGTCTACCCCTGACTGATCCAAACGTTGCAGCAGCTTATGCGATGATACTTGGAATTGATGCAATTCTTGATATGGGAAGAACGATGGTCAACGTTACTGGAGATCTCACTGGAACCGCAATTGTTGCAAAGACAGAAGGAGAGCTCAAAGAAGGAGTTATCGCTTGA
- the gatE gene encoding Glu-tRNA(Gln) amidotransferase subunit GatE translates to MENINYEEIGLKVGLEIHRQLDTKKLFSPVPSELSDKVDFTFQRRLRPTMSELGEVDPAALEEFKKGRVYIYEGNNELSDLVYMDEEPPRGPDREALEVALQIAYLLNAKPVDEVYYMRKIVIDGSNVSGFQRTAIIATDGKVETPWGTVGIPTICLEEDAARIIEKKEKEVVYRIDRLGIPLVEISTTPDIHHPEQAKVVAKFIGDALRATRKVKRGLGTIRQDLNVSIKGGARIEIKGVQELDMIPLIIEREVQRQLNLLKIRDELKRRGVKPEDIKEEFYDVTDIFQNTKSKIIARTIKKGGKVLAIKLPKFRGLIGREIQPGRRLGTEFADRARKYVPGIFHIDELPNYGITQEEVDKVVERLKLGEEDAFVLVAAEETTAKNALREVIIRAREAIMGVPEETRRALPDGNTQYMRPLPGKARMYPETDIPPLRIPDELKRKIKENLPELPQAKVEKYVKEFKIDRSMAQTIVDDERDELFEELIEMGAKPSLAASILVVVLKGLRKEVPIENITDEHIKGAFKLFLEGKIAKEAFEEIFKELALHPEKTAEQVAQEKGLTLLSKEEVEKIVEEVIQQNIDVIKAKGMGAMGLIMGRAMAKLRGKADGKLVSQIVRKKIQEVQSQS, encoded by the coding sequence ATGGAAAATATAAACTATGAGGAAATCGGGTTGAAAGTTGGGCTTGAAATTCACCGTCAGTTGGACACTAAAAAGTTGTTTTCTCCTGTTCCAAGTGAGCTCAGCGACAAGGTAGACTTCACGTTTCAGAGAAGGCTGAGACCAACTATGAGTGAGCTTGGAGAAGTAGATCCAGCTGCACTTGAGGAGTTTAAGAAGGGGAGAGTTTACATATATGAAGGGAATAATGAACTCAGTGACCTCGTTTATATGGACGAGGAGCCTCCAAGAGGCCCTGATAGGGAAGCACTTGAAGTTGCGTTGCAGATCGCGTATTTGTTGAACGCGAAGCCAGTGGATGAAGTTTATTATATGAGGAAAATAGTCATCGACGGATCTAACGTTTCAGGCTTTCAGAGAACTGCCATAATAGCAACGGATGGGAAGGTAGAAACTCCCTGGGGAACCGTTGGAATACCAACTATATGCCTTGAGGAAGACGCCGCGAGGATCATTGAGAAAAAAGAGAAAGAAGTAGTGTATAGGATAGATAGGCTTGGAATCCCCTTAGTAGAGATAAGCACTACCCCTGACATCCACCATCCGGAACAGGCCAAAGTCGTTGCTAAGTTTATAGGTGATGCTTTGAGAGCAACAAGGAAAGTGAAAAGGGGTCTTGGAACAATAAGGCAAGATTTAAATGTTTCAATCAAGGGAGGAGCCAGAATAGAGATAAAGGGTGTTCAAGAGCTTGACATGATTCCACTTATAATTGAGAGAGAAGTCCAAAGGCAGTTGAACCTTCTCAAAATCCGGGACGAGTTGAAGAGGAGGGGTGTTAAGCCCGAGGACATAAAAGAAGAATTCTACGATGTGACTGACATATTCCAGAACACGAAATCAAAAATAATAGCCAGAACAATAAAGAAGGGAGGTAAAGTTCTAGCGATAAAGTTGCCAAAGTTTAGAGGACTAATAGGAAGAGAGATTCAGCCAGGGAGAAGGCTAGGGACTGAGTTTGCAGACAGAGCAAGAAAGTACGTTCCAGGGATATTCCACATCGATGAATTACCTAATTATGGAATTACACAGGAAGAAGTTGACAAAGTTGTTGAAAGGCTGAAACTTGGAGAAGAGGATGCATTCGTTCTAGTTGCTGCTGAGGAGACTACTGCAAAGAATGCACTCAGAGAAGTTATAATAAGGGCAAGGGAGGCAATAATGGGGGTACCTGAGGAAACAAGGAGAGCGCTACCAGACGGTAACACTCAATACATGAGACCCCTTCCAGGGAAGGCTAGAATGTATCCAGAGACTGATATCCCACCATTAAGGATACCAGATGAACTTAAGAGAAAAATAAAGGAAAACTTACCCGAGCTTCCTCAAGCAAAGGTTGAAAAGTATGTCAAAGAGTTCAAAATAGACAGGAGCATGGCTCAAACTATAGTGGATGATGAGAGGGATGAGCTGTTTGAAGAGCTAATAGAAATGGGGGCTAAACCTTCTCTTGCAGCCTCGATACTCGTGGTTGTTCTTAAGGGTTTAAGGAAGGAAGTACCAATTGAGAACATTACTGACGAGCACATAAAAGGGGCCTTCAAGTTGTTCCTTGAGGGCAAGATAGCGAAGGAGGCTTTTGAGGAAATATTCAAGGAGCTTGCTCTTCATCCCGAAAAGACTGCAGAGCAAGTTGCTCAGGAAAAAGGTCTCACCCTGCTTAGTAAGGAAGAAGTGGAAAAAATAGTTGAGGAAGTTATCCAGCAGAATATAGATGTCATCAAGGCCAAGGGAATGGGAGCAATGGGTTTGATAATGGGTAGGGCAATGGCTAAGCTGAGAGGAAAAGCAGACGGAAAGCTCGTAAGTCAGATAGTAAGAAAAAAGATTCAGGAAGTCCAGAGTCAATCCTAA
- a CDS encoding antitoxin AF2212-like protein produces the protein MRIRAVYVDGVFKPLDTAELEEGVEVEVVVRDEIKEQKLEGWDEDYYEYLTWAE, from the coding sequence ATGAGAATTAGAGCAGTTTACGTGGATGGAGTATTCAAGCCACTTGATACAGCAGAGTTGGAGGAGGGAGTTGAGGTGGAGGTAGTAGTTAGGGATGAAATTAAGGAGCAGAAACTAGAGGGCTGGGACGAAGACTACTACGAGTATCTTACCTGGGCAGAGTGA
- the gatD gene encoding Glu-tRNA(Gln) amidotransferase subunit GatD, with translation MKAEEFMREKGISIGDYVRIIKEEEGEEVEYRGIVMPPYELSEGDTIVIKLDNGYNIGIALKKIKIIEVLEKAKAKPEVHFKAELEPKEGLPNVTILGTGGTIASRIDYETGAVYPAFTAEELAKAVPEIFEIANVKPKLLFNIFSEDMKPKHWVKIAHEVANSLNSGDYGVVVAHGTDTMGYTAAALSFMLRDLTKPVILVGAQRSSDRPSSDAAMNLICAVKMATSEVAEVMVVMHGETGDTYCLAHRGTKVRKMHTSRRDAFRSINDIPIAKIWSNGRVEFLRQDYRRRGDGEVWVDDKLEEKVALVKIYPGISSEIIDFFVDKGYKGIVIEGTGLGHTPNDMIPAIKRAVEEGVAVCMTSQCLYGRVNMNVYATGRRLLKAGVIPCEDMLPETAYVKLMWVLGHTQDLKEVREMMLKNYAGEITPYTKPNTYLI, from the coding sequence ATGAAAGCTGAGGAGTTCATGAGAGAAAAGGGAATCAGTATTGGCGACTACGTCAGGATAATTAAGGAGGAAGAAGGAGAGGAAGTTGAGTATAGGGGAATCGTAATGCCCCCCTATGAGCTCTCTGAAGGAGATACTATCGTTATAAAGCTGGATAATGGGTATAACATTGGTATAGCTCTGAAAAAGATAAAGATAATTGAGGTTCTTGAAAAAGCCAAGGCCAAACCTGAGGTTCACTTTAAAGCAGAGCTTGAACCTAAAGAGGGACTTCCAAACGTAACAATTTTGGGCACTGGAGGAACAATTGCGAGTAGGATAGATTATGAAACAGGAGCAGTCTATCCAGCGTTTACTGCAGAGGAGCTCGCTAAAGCTGTTCCAGAAATATTTGAAATAGCCAACGTTAAGCCAAAGCTTTTGTTTAATATCTTTAGTGAGGACATGAAGCCCAAGCACTGGGTTAAAATAGCTCACGAGGTTGCAAACTCCTTAAATTCTGGGGACTATGGAGTTGTAGTTGCACATGGAACAGATACTATGGGCTACACGGCAGCCGCTTTGAGTTTCATGCTCCGAGATCTAACAAAGCCCGTAATTCTAGTAGGTGCCCAAAGGAGTAGCGATAGGCCTAGTAGTGATGCAGCTATGAATTTGATATGTGCTGTTAAAATGGCGACAAGTGAAGTTGCTGAAGTGATGGTAGTCATGCATGGGGAAACAGGAGATACGTACTGTCTTGCACATAGGGGTACGAAGGTTAGGAAAATGCATACAAGTAGGAGAGATGCCTTTAGGAGTATAAATGACATTCCCATAGCTAAGATATGGAGCAATGGTAGAGTTGAGTTTCTTAGGCAAGATTATAGAAGGAGAGGGGATGGGGAAGTTTGGGTTGACGATAAGCTTGAAGAAAAGGTAGCTCTCGTGAAAATATACCCTGGGATTAGCTCGGAGATAATAGACTTCTTCGTCGACAAGGGATACAAAGGGATAGTTATAGAGGGAACTGGACTTGGACACACCCCTAATGACATGATTCCGGCTATAAAGAGGGCCGTTGAGGAAGGTGTTGCGGTGTGCATGACGAGTCAATGTTTATATGGAAGGGTTAACATGAACGTCTATGCCACGGGAAGAAGGCTTCTTAAAGCTGGTGTTATACCCTGTGAAGACATGTTACCTGAAACTGCTTATGTGAAGCTGATGTGGGTTCTTGGACATACTCAAGATCTCAAAGAAGTCAGAGAAATGATGCTAAAGAACTATGCCGGTGAGATAACTCCTTACACTAAGCCAAATACTTATCTAATTTGA
- a CDS encoding glycogen debranching N-terminal domain-containing protein: MKLFGGSSFAIVENDSARIFMHDTEYFSIKVRILGNVLVKRKKALRGNLYRETIVVANPTKSKVQYEANLYVKPKFRDIFEVRGIHPSIDRIPEASRGTFKYRGIDGIVREFSISIRKGKGELSPYSWEKIVVEGEIKNIFNHIPHSPRIFAKGLWGLLEKALQDIRALSVLINSNPILFAGIPDFFCVFGRDSIISSLFLLPYTPEYAKGTLKVLASLQGKNFNSHTLEEPGKIPHEYRVGELSLSGKLPFSPYYGSIDATPLFLILAEEYLKWTNDEETIKGIGKNIEMAFEWVLGKLREGYIYYEYSNPFRPMNQGWKDSANGIPDENGIPVKPPIALVEVQGYAYAALVNSYIFEDIVDVDTKKLINEGKKLKKRFNKDFIARKKKFYKLAKNSSVLASNQGHLLVSGIADYPNIIVDSLFSENIMTRWGIRTLAEYENAYDPFSYHNGSIWPHDNAIIALGLQKSGFHEEAEELSLRVLSALRELNSIPELYAGLDSELPFEIKRANNPQAWSATSIFAFITASLGISPNEIEEEKTLLPDFKVYPVYIGGKKIKVEVKNGEIFTSRIP, translated from the coding sequence ATGAAATTGTTCGGAGGTTCGTCATTTGCAATCGTTGAGAATGATTCAGCTAGAATATTTATGCACGATACAGAATACTTTTCCATTAAAGTGAGAATTCTAGGAAATGTTCTCGTGAAGAGAAAAAAGGCACTTAGAGGAAATTTATATAGGGAAACAATAGTAGTTGCTAACCCAACAAAAAGCAAAGTTCAATACGAGGCAAACCTCTATGTGAAACCAAAATTTAGAGATATCTTCGAGGTCAGAGGAATTCACCCCAGTATTGATAGAATTCCTGAAGCCTCAAGAGGTACATTTAAGTATAGAGGAATTGACGGTATAGTAAGGGAATTTTCCATAAGTATAAGAAAAGGAAAGGGGGAGCTATCCCCATACTCCTGGGAAAAGATAGTCGTTGAAGGAGAGATCAAAAATATCTTTAATCACATCCCACACTCTCCTAGAATTTTCGCAAAGGGATTGTGGGGTCTTTTAGAAAAGGCCTTGCAAGATATAAGGGCCCTAAGTGTTCTTATAAACTCTAATCCAATTTTATTCGCTGGAATCCCTGACTTTTTCTGTGTTTTTGGTAGAGACTCTATAATATCCTCTCTGTTTCTCCTCCCTTATACCCCAGAATATGCCAAAGGGACTCTCAAGGTTCTCGCTAGTCTTCAAGGTAAAAACTTTAACAGCCATACTCTCGAAGAACCTGGGAAAATACCCCATGAATATAGGGTTGGAGAGCTTTCACTATCAGGAAAGTTACCGTTCTCCCCCTATTATGGGTCAATTGATGCAACACCTCTCTTTCTAATACTCGCGGAGGAATATCTAAAGTGGACTAATGATGAAGAGACAATAAAAGGGATTGGAAAAAATATAGAAATGGCCTTTGAGTGGGTTCTGGGAAAGCTTAGAGAAGGGTACATATATTATGAGTATTCAAATCCCTTCAGACCTATGAATCAGGGATGGAAAGATTCTGCAAATGGGATTCCGGACGAAAATGGGATACCAGTGAAACCTCCAATAGCCCTCGTTGAGGTGCAAGGATATGCGTATGCAGCTCTGGTCAACTCGTACATTTTTGAGGATATAGTGGACGTTGACACAAAGAAACTCATAAATGAGGGGAAAAAGCTCAAAAAAAGGTTCAATAAGGATTTCATTGCTAGGAAGAAGAAATTTTATAAACTTGCTAAAAACTCCAGCGTGCTTGCATCTAACCAAGGGCACCTACTGGTTAGTGGAATAGCGGACTATCCTAACATTATAGTAGACTCTTTATTTTCAGAAAACATCATGACTAGATGGGGAATCAGGACGCTAGCAGAGTATGAAAATGCATACGATCCGTTTAGCTATCACAATGGTAGCATATGGCCTCATGATAACGCCATAATAGCCCTTGGCCTTCAAAAAAGTGGATTTCATGAAGAGGCAGAAGAACTTAGCTTGAGAGTTCTCTCGGCTCTTAGGGAGCTTAACTCAATACCTGAACTTTATGCAGGTCTAGATTCCGAACTTCCTTTTGAAATCAAAAGAGCTAACAACCCACAGGCATGGAGTGCTACGTCAATATTCGCTTTTATCACGGCCTCTCTCGGAATTAGTCCCAATGAGATCGAAGAAGAGAAAACACTACTTCCGGATTTTAAGGTTTATCCAGTTTATATTGGAGGGAAAAAGATAAAGGTTGAGGTAAAGAATGGGGAAATTTTCACTTCAAGAATTCCCTAA
- a CDS encoding L-fucose/L-arabinose isomerase family protein: MIGVVTFTDPRPTALSKEREEAIKQKHNYLIDELKNEFEVVDINAELGKYGEEIFGIHSVDEAIRAGRLVKKIGLSGVVIGLWHWTESNLVTYFLRKANVPVLLYTDGDPAWAGATCVTSVGASLWESAVNNYAIRHSRVIGDVELVKAWVRAAEAVKRISEGSLLLLGGTYTLGMEHLMDDLPMLKRFVGDFIMLDQYVIIKEGEATSEEEVDRFYSWLLEKAEVKFDDTMLTKESLRKQIRLYLGAKRVWERYKDKVIGLSIKCQPELSEIYGVTACLIPAFFPFNMDAFGKKPVVPATCEGDIKGTISSSLLYYLSGKPPLFGDIKYVDDDVVIIANCGASSLYYAALSDDPEENLRRVTIQGQCQGKSGGALTYRTPPAEFTVARLIRRNGEYYLLYFLAEGVEITEELEKKLKWGKQWPHTAIKNPLDAQDFIQVMGANHLSLVPGDFTEEIKFVAKIWGIQPVDLTDPLDVREFLK; encoded by the coding sequence ATGATTGGGGTCGTAACATTTACGGATCCACGGCCTACCGCGCTTTCCAAAGAAAGAGAGGAAGCAATTAAACAAAAGCATAATTATTTAATTGATGAATTAAAGAATGAATTTGAAGTTGTTGACATAAATGCTGAGTTGGGAAAGTATGGAGAGGAGATATTTGGAATACACTCTGTTGATGAGGCGATAAGGGCTGGGAGGCTTGTGAAAAAAATAGGCCTCAGTGGTGTTGTCATCGGCTTGTGGCACTGGACAGAGAGCAACCTCGTTACCTACTTCTTAAGGAAAGCAAACGTTCCTGTGCTCTTATATACAGATGGAGACCCTGCATGGGCTGGTGCAACTTGTGTTACTTCTGTAGGAGCTTCACTTTGGGAATCAGCAGTCAATAACTATGCAATTAGGCATTCAAGGGTCATAGGGGATGTTGAGCTGGTGAAGGCATGGGTTAGAGCAGCCGAAGCAGTTAAAAGGATTTCTGAGGGATCTCTACTATTGCTGGGAGGAACTTATACCCTCGGAATGGAGCATCTCATGGATGATCTTCCAATGCTTAAGAGATTTGTTGGAGACTTCATAATGCTTGATCAGTATGTGATCATTAAAGAAGGGGAGGCGACCTCAGAGGAGGAAGTGGATAGATTTTATTCCTGGCTTCTTGAAAAAGCCGAAGTAAAGTTTGATGATACCATGCTTACAAAGGAGTCACTTAGGAAGCAAATAAGATTGTACCTTGGGGCTAAGAGAGTGTGGGAGAGATACAAAGACAAAGTGATTGGCTTATCTATAAAGTGCCAACCAGAGCTTAGTGAAATTTATGGTGTTACTGCCTGTTTAATTCCTGCATTCTTCCCGTTTAATATGGATGCATTCGGGAAAAAGCCCGTAGTTCCAGCTACATGTGAAGGGGACATAAAAGGGACTATCTCTTCTTCCCTTCTCTACTACCTAAGCGGAAAACCTCCATTGTTCGGGGATATAAAATATGTTGATGATGATGTGGTTATAATAGCAAACTGTGGAGCATCGTCCCTTTATTATGCTGCGCTTAGTGATGATCCGGAGGAGAACTTAAGAAGAGTCACTATCCAGGGCCAGTGCCAAGGAAAGAGTGGAGGGGCCTTAACTTACAGAACACCTCCTGCAGAGTTCACGGTTGCTAGGCTCATAAGAAGAAACGGGGAGTATTACCTCCTGTATTTCTTGGCTGAGGGCGTAGAAATAACTGAAGAACTTGAGAAAAAGCTCAAGTGGGGAAAGCAGTGGCCTCATACGGCAATCAAAAACCCATTAGATGCACAGGATTTCATCCAAGTCATGGGAGCAAATCACCTATCACTCGTTCCAGGAGACTTTACGGAGGAAATTAAGTTTGTGGCAAAAATTTGGGGAATACAACCAGTAGATTTAACGGATCCCTTAGATGTTAGGGAATTCTTGAAGTGA
- a CDS encoding TrmB family transcriptional regulator, which yields METQDKIIGMLTRIGFTKYEVLVYWTLLISGPSTAREISERSGVPYNRIYDTIASLKSRKFVSEIEGNPKVYVAYPPSIAFLNLKKEIDKIKEELEKELTRAKIEKVERHGIWRTNDIEIAFEMIRSSISNSEYEVILILPAKFLEEFKKSLEGALKRGVTLSIYTENPEVVGDMKIEGNVFVRKFRKLNHLIGMFDGNEVINIQNIGFNEKNPPAFKATFPEIIFAQYSFIREAFRDSPLVLEVIKNEKEIRFFANFHAVDLIRRYISSREIIASIIGKNLKTGETKELHGRVVGYTLAVEEGIDNFDLETENGVFKIGGMFAVLEDYESTKLKLTLI from the coding sequence ATGGAGACGCAGGATAAAATTATTGGGATGTTAACAAGGATAGGATTTACAAAGTATGAAGTTCTTGTTTACTGGACACTTCTTATAAGTGGTCCCAGCACGGCCAGGGAAATCTCTGAGAGAAGTGGTGTCCCATATAATAGAATATATGACACAATAGCATCCCTAAAATCTAGGAAATTTGTGAGTGAAATCGAAGGTAATCCGAAAGTCTACGTTGCTTATCCTCCATCAATAGCATTCCTAAACCTAAAAAAAGAGATTGACAAAATAAAAGAGGAACTCGAAAAGGAACTAACAAGGGCAAAAATAGAGAAAGTTGAAAGGCATGGAATTTGGAGGACAAATGATATTGAAATCGCATTTGAAATGATACGATCATCAATTTCAAACTCGGAATACGAAGTTATCCTTATTCTCCCTGCAAAGTTTCTGGAAGAGTTTAAAAAATCTCTTGAGGGTGCGTTGAAGAGAGGAGTAACTCTCTCTATATACACAGAGAATCCTGAGGTAGTTGGGGATATGAAAATTGAAGGAAACGTCTTTGTGCGTAAGTTCAGAAAGCTTAATCACTTGATTGGGATGTTTGATGGAAACGAAGTTATAAATATTCAGAACATAGGGTTCAATGAAAAAAATCCTCCTGCATTTAAAGCTACTTTTCCGGAAATAATATTTGCCCAATATAGCTTTATTCGGGAGGCTTTTAGGGATTCTCCATTAGTTCTAGAGGTCATAAAGAATGAAAAAGAAATAAGGTTCTTTGCAAATTTCCATGCAGTTGACTTAATAAGAAGGTATATTTCAAGCAGAGAGATTATCGCAAGCATAATTGGTAAGAACTTAAAAACAGGCGAAACTAAAGAGCTTCATGGTAGAGTCGTTGGATATACTCTCGCAGTTGAGGAGGGGATAGATAACTTTGATTTAGAGACAGAAAATGGGGTTTTTAAGATAGGAGGGATGTTTGCTGTTCTAGAAGATTATGAAAGTACAAAATTGAAGCTTACCCTAATATAG